A window of Leptospira brenneri contains these coding sequences:
- a CDS encoding sodium-dependent transporter → MKERQAEHPEGWASRIGLILAVASGAIGLGNFLRFPGQAAQNGGGAFMVPYIISFLILGIPVCLAEWAMGRMGGKHGHSTPFIFREYLKGFPLKLSGTIGVMIPVMIYVYYVFIESWCLAYAYYFLTGQMSLTGSTQDEMTKQASTFFLNLTGAEANGSSFQSPIIVFFILCVLFNFLLVYRGLSKGLEAFAKIAMPLMGICATIILVRVLTIPGIESGLAVMWNPDWSKLTQPKVWINAAGQIFFSLSTGFGIALVFSSFLKKKDDVVLSSLSSASLNEFAEVVFGGMITIPVAFLFLGMQATSFGTFGMGFIALPSVFGMMPGGAFFGGLWFLVLFLAAITSSVTMLQPGILFLEEGFHVGRRKSSLLLFIFTFLLCLPIIYFNKDFAALDIADFYIGTIMIYILASLQIFIFVFKIGVDRGVKDANEGSLIPFPRSIKFVLKYITPWFLLFIFVSFCYMNLPEYLDKMNPEVMGLLAENKGENVEDAKTKAVVARSVVISLVLIYGFIYILVSKALDHKKDKVST, encoded by the coding sequence ATGAAAGAGAGACAAGCGGAACACCCTGAAGGCTGGGCCAGTCGTATTGGTTTGATTTTGGCTGTGGCAAGTGGTGCGATCGGGCTTGGGAATTTTTTAAGGTTTCCTGGGCAAGCAGCACAAAATGGTGGTGGTGCCTTTATGGTTCCTTACATCATCAGTTTCCTGATTTTGGGAATTCCTGTTTGTTTGGCAGAATGGGCCATGGGTCGAATGGGCGGAAAACATGGACATAGCACACCTTTTATCTTCCGAGAGTATCTAAAAGGTTTTCCTCTCAAACTTTCTGGAACTATCGGTGTGATGATTCCTGTGATGATCTATGTATATTATGTATTTATAGAATCATGGTGTTTGGCTTATGCTTATTATTTTCTTACGGGTCAAATGTCTCTCACTGGCTCTACACAAGACGAGATGACAAAACAAGCTTCCACTTTTTTCCTGAATCTTACCGGAGCCGAAGCCAATGGATCCAGTTTCCAATCTCCTATCATTGTTTTTTTTATCCTTTGTGTTTTGTTTAATTTTTTACTCGTTTACCGCGGGTTGTCAAAAGGACTCGAAGCTTTTGCTAAAATCGCCATGCCACTTATGGGGATTTGTGCCACGATCATCCTGGTTCGGGTCCTAACCATTCCTGGAATTGAATCAGGTCTTGCTGTAATGTGGAACCCCGATTGGTCAAAACTGACCCAACCTAAAGTATGGATCAACGCAGCAGGACAAATTTTCTTTTCTCTTTCTACTGGTTTTGGGATTGCACTTGTGTTTTCTAGTTTTTTAAAGAAAAAGGATGATGTTGTATTATCAAGCCTCTCTTCTGCTTCTTTGAATGAGTTCGCAGAGGTAGTGTTTGGTGGTATGATCACCATCCCTGTTGCATTTTTATTTTTGGGAATGCAAGCCACTTCTTTCGGAACCTTCGGAATGGGATTCATTGCTTTACCTTCTGTTTTTGGAATGATGCCAGGGGGAGCATTTTTTGGTGGTTTGTGGTTTCTTGTTTTGTTTTTGGCTGCGATTACTTCTTCTGTGACGATGTTACAACCGGGTATTTTATTTTTAGAAGAAGGATTCCATGTCGGTAGACGGAAATCTTCTCTGTTATTATTTATATTTACCTTCCTTTTGTGTTTACCCATTATTTATTTTAATAAAGACTTCGCTGCCCTTGACATTGCGGATTTTTACATCGGAACCATAATGATTTATATTTTGGCTTCCCTTCAAATTTTTATCTTTGTTTTTAAGATTGGTGTGGATCGGGGTGTGAAGGATGCTAATGAAGGAAGCCTCATTCCCTTTCCTCGTTCCATCAAGTTTGTTTTAAAATACATTACTCCTTGGTTTTTGTTATTTATCTTTGTTTCTTTTTGTTATATGAACCTACCGGAATATTTGGATAAAATGAATCCAGAAGTAATGGGGTTACTTGCGGAAAACAAAGGGGAAAATGTAGAAGATGCTAAGACAAAAGCGGTGGTGGCTCGTTCGGTTGTCATTAGTCTCGTTCTCATTTACGGATTCATTTATATTTTAGTTTCGAAAGCTTTAGATCATAAAAAGGATAAGGTTAGCACATGA
- a CDS encoding helix-turn-helix domain-containing protein encodes MLRKKRGIKQYDMARALGVSPSYLSKIETGAQDPTEKFKSSCAKYLKTSVDKLFNESAVEDIYPEFSNGLKNKLWAVRRELGIKQYDFAKKLKVSTPFLSKVELGLLEPPEDFKNLVSKVLKMEKKELFLG; translated from the coding sequence ATGCTTCGAAAGAAGAGAGGTATCAAACAGTACGATATGGCTAGGGCGCTGGGAGTTTCTCCAAGTTACCTGTCCAAAATTGAGACTGGAGCCCAAGATCCGACTGAAAAATTCAAGTCATCTTGTGCGAAGTATCTCAAAACCTCTGTTGATAAGCTTTTCAATGAAAGCGCTGTGGAAGACATCTACCCTGAGTTTTCCAATGGATTGAAAAATAAACTTTGGGCAGTCAGACGTGAACTAGGGATTAAACAATACGATTTCGCTAAGAAATTGAAAGTTTCCACTCCGTTTCTGTCAAAAGTTGAACTGGGACTTTTGGAACCACCGGAAGATTTTAAGAATCTGGTTTCCAAAGTTCTAAAAATGGAAAAAAAAGAGCTATTTCTCGGCTAA
- a CDS encoding STAS domain-containing protein, whose translation MSLDDLVVSTEKIDTVYVTKLQGNLNNFTAEKCIKSVLNSLKHGSVILDLEELNMVTTQGIIAFKTLSEEAFLHKHKIILINLPLSVRQAFLMAGVRNLFPIANNEEAAFKMASRPSR comes from the coding sequence ATGAGCCTAGACGATTTAGTAGTTTCCACGGAAAAAATTGATACAGTGTATGTAACCAAATTGCAGGGAAACCTAAATAACTTTACCGCTGAGAAATGCATCAAATCAGTACTCAATTCGCTAAAACACGGTTCGGTGATTTTGGACCTAGAAGAGTTGAATATGGTGACTACACAAGGAATCATCGCTTTCAAAACTCTGAGCGAAGAGGCTTTCCTGCATAAACACAAAATCATATTAATCAACCTGCCGTTAAGTGTTAGGCAAGCCTTTTTAATGGCAGGAGTTCGGAATTTGTTTCCCATCGCTAATAATGAAGAAGCCGCATTCAAAATGGCTTCAAGACCCAGTAGGTAA
- a CDS encoding LIC12015 family putative lipoprotein has protein sequence MNLNKLFTLGVTLSLILVSILNCSKDSEILATFDGGTVTRREMNFVIEASKRGNTEPQPISADIQAKILESIALEKILLKDAISSKKVAEADVQKIESLVNQFLKLNVYMREYVKNGLKNKPLEFVNLQLALVRGEDEATNLKKAEELVNKLNSLSDKEIAEEIAKVTEDITRKPIAGKLEPFCTNCAETPLEDILTEVKKAKKGTFISYAKAGEGRIAYVVRSTGTEKVHPERLKKYFTSIFDDFKKEAIKYGETHDDADTKASVAYFTEGESADKASQFASHTMKEYEQGLYQKELKRITEESGITVANLPRFTGPTDIDPKIFTPDYALYSTRDGKSYTWKDLTADFEAIPNILKQEYKDEKSKTWDMINLFQSTILQGKIAETSDEVQDVGSEIGYLMQMDKMKVSLALKSLQDEIKAIPVTVTEAQMRDAYEAGKLYAYADPDPKNPQNRIPKPYGAVRERIKSEMEGSQRNSFIEQKVSGLKTTYNLVIAADRLKEVTL, from the coding sequence ATGAATCTAAACAAACTTTTCACTCTGGGTGTTACACTCAGTTTGATCCTCGTATCAATTCTCAATTGCTCAAAGGATTCTGAAATCCTTGCGACTTTTGATGGCGGAACTGTAACTCGCAGAGAAATGAACTTTGTGATTGAGGCTTCGAAACGAGGCAATACAGAACCTCAACCTATCAGCGCCGATATCCAAGCAAAAATTTTAGAAAGTATCGCTTTAGAAAAAATCTTACTGAAAGATGCAATTTCTTCCAAAAAAGTTGCTGAAGCGGACGTACAAAAAATTGAATCTTTAGTGAATCAATTTTTAAAGTTAAACGTTTATATGCGTGAATATGTAAAAAATGGTTTAAAAAACAAACCACTCGAGTTTGTAAATCTTCAACTAGCGCTTGTTCGTGGTGAAGACGAAGCCACTAATTTAAAGAAAGCCGAAGAATTGGTAAATAAACTAAATTCTCTTTCGGATAAAGAAATTGCCGAAGAAATCGCGAAAGTAACAGAAGACATCACGAGAAAACCAATTGCTGGGAAATTAGAACCTTTTTGTACTAACTGTGCAGAAACTCCTTTAGAAGACATCTTAACAGAAGTGAAAAAAGCAAAAAAAGGAACTTTTATTTCTTATGCAAAAGCGGGAGAAGGAAGGATTGCTTACGTTGTTCGTTCTACGGGAACAGAAAAAGTTCATCCAGAAAGACTTAAAAAATATTTTACATCTATTTTTGATGATTTCAAAAAAGAAGCCATTAAATACGGCGAAACACATGATGATGCAGATACAAAAGCTTCTGTTGCCTATTTTACAGAAGGAGAATCTGCTGACAAAGCTAGCCAATTTGCTTCTCATACGATGAAAGAGTATGAACAAGGATTGTACCAAAAAGAACTAAAACGGATCACGGAAGAAAGTGGAATCACTGTGGCAAACTTGCCTCGTTTCACTGGTCCAACTGATATTGATCCAAAAATTTTTACTCCAGATTATGCTTTGTATTCCACACGTGATGGAAAAAGCTACACTTGGAAAGATTTGACTGCCGATTTTGAAGCCATTCCGAATATTCTAAAACAAGAATATAAAGATGAAAAATCCAAAACTTGGGATATGATCAATTTATTCCAATCCACAATCCTCCAAGGAAAAATTGCAGAAACTTCTGATGAAGTGCAAGATGTGGGATCAGAAATTGGATATTTGATGCAAATGGACAAAATGAAGGTGTCTTTGGCGTTAAAATCACTACAAGATGAAATTAAAGCCATTCCAGTCACTGTAACAGAAGCTCAAATGAGAGATGCCTATGAAGCAGGAAAATTATATGCTTATGCAGATCCTGATCCAAAGAACCCACAGAACCGCATTCCTAAGCCTTATGGTGCAGTTCGGGAACGAATCAAATCAGAAATGGAAGGTTCACAAAGGAATTCTTTTATTGAGCAAAAAGTTTCTGGTTTAAAAACGACTTACAACTTAGTGATCGCTGCTGATCGTTTAAAAGAAGTTACATTATAA